From Parambassis ranga chromosome 9, fParRan2.1, whole genome shotgun sequence, the proteins below share one genomic window:
- the pxnb gene encoding protein piccolo isoform X2 has protein sequence MDDLDALLADLESTTSHISKRPVFLPEETPYSIPTGGHSYQDVSVPPPVPPPPSAEALNGSLLDQSDSHHSSQQSLGSAQKSSWSRDSSSSPLSHIEEDHVYSFPNKHKTSDSSTAAMTSALGSNLSELDRLLLELNAVQQSSPSFPTTEEAAPPLPSCSITHYENGSTPDILVSPPSQEKPKRNGTRLEEARPTVESLLDELEGSVPSPSPSSRHSDLDTQQQARISASCATRELDELMASLSDFKPSSLGSLLDPAGASSSFHHPPVSSSVTPVASPSLSLSHPFSLPAGLELHIDEEGGGGDGSMLMPHLGRLPPHSPTSSLSAASDLDLDSVIDVSATMLSSQTKSLLVLSQSASSNSNLIRNSPSPSNTTTPSLTSVNTVLDHKSSKSPSPSVEQTSLSAAVVSPLMVPSPLAFTSTSRQRASPLALQPPPVVEPSLDEALDKLLAMSFAQNHTTHVEEPQMHMEAHCLGRGLQEVHEELILPVDRSSVQPDTFTSTTNTITDESVDGGTDGNGDLDWADEELSMSFHDGLDGTMTPYTERPYTDGSMTPLTEASWMDESMTPSSCPGSPDVALDLPLLQTPNIDRVSASGHIKSVIRRTKEIQNVHPMFRDGHLRRKMGPIIVNKNTSQDRLIEELQGKLGIGRSERRRKQSDDWLTDGVVVISKPQRFRPDGPGSEVDKIIIPPESPIPVRKVLPPVSPPAPRRPPVVEEPKQPLAVQQPPVPIPPPPPPPPPPPPSPPPQPTHIQEPVPPAPRQVIKASPPPAPIQEPPAPKPEPPPPVLKTPTRPPPVEPVPPPKVLVSVGCQTEYDPIFPPMQIMAQGKGGGPGGPLTQVNKLDNMLGSLQSDLNKLGVQTVAKGVCGACCKPIVGQVVTAMGRTWHPEHFVCTHCQEEIGSRNFFERDGQPYCEKDYHNLFSPRCYYCNGPILDKVVTALDRTWHPEHFFCAQCGSFFGPEGFHEKDGKAYCRKDYFDMFAPKCGGCARAILENYISALNSLWHPECFVCRECFTPFVNGSFFEHDGQPYCEVHYHERRGSLCSGCQKPITGRCITAMSKKFHPEHFVCAFCLKQLNKGTFKEQNDKPYCHGCFVKLFS, from the exons ACGCGTTGCTGGCAGATCTGGAATCTACTACATCCCACATCTCAAAGCGACCAGTGTTCCTGCCTGAAGAAACGCCCTACTCCATCCCCACAGGAGGGCACTCCTACCAAGATGTGTCGGTTCCACCTCCagtccctcctccaccttcagctGAGGCCTTGAATGGGTCCCTGCTAGATCAGTCAGACTCTCACCACTCCTCACAGCAG tcgTTAGGTTCAGCTCAGAAGAGCTCATGGTCCAGAGACAGTAGCAGCTCTCCATTGTCTCACATTGAAGAAGACCACGTCTACAG ttttccaaacaaacacaagacgTCTGACTCGTCAACAGCAGCCATGACTTCTGCACTTGGCAGTAACCTGTCAGAGCTCGACAGGCTTCTGTTGGAACTAAACGCAGTGCAGCAGAGCTCCCCATCATTCCCCACTACAG AGGAGGCCGCTCCACCCTTACCATCCTGCAGCATCACCCACTATGAGAATGGCAGTACCCCTGACATCCTGGTGAGCCCTCCATCTCAGGAGAAACCAAAAAGGAACGGAACAAGGTTGGAGGAGGCCAGACCCACTGTGGAGAGTCTCCTGGATGAGCTAGAAGGCTCAGTGCCTTCACCCAG CCCTTCCTCTCGCCACAGCGATTTGGATACTCAACAGCAAGCCAGGATTTCTGCTTCCTGTGCCACAAGGGAGCTAGATGAGCTGATGGCCTCTTTGTCTGACTTTAAG CCCAGTTCTTTGGGCTCTCTGCTCGATCCAGCGGGAGCTTCTTCCAGCTTTCACCACCCTCCAGTCTCTTCCTCCGTTACTCCTGTGGCTTCTCCTTCCCTTAGTCTGTCCCACCCGTTCTCTCTACCTGCTGGTCTAGAGTTGCACATAGacgaggaaggaggaggaggagacggcaGCATGTTGATGCCTCATCTGGGCCGTCTCCCTCCCCACAGTCCTACATCCTCACTTTCTGCAGCCAGTGATCTAGACCTGGACTCTGTCATAGATGTCTCTGCTACCATGCTGTCTTCCCAAACCAAGTCTCTGCTCGTCCTCTCTCAGTCTGCTTCCTCTAACTCCAACCTGATTAGAAATAGCCCGAGTCCATCCAACACCACCACACCCTCACTTACATCTGTTAACACCGTCTTGGACCACAAGTCCTCCAAGTCCCCCAGTCCATCTGTAGAACAGACATCACTCTCAGCTGCTGTTG TCTCCCCGCTGATGGTCCCCTCTCCACTGGCCTTCACTAGCACTAGCAGACAGAGAGCTAGTCCCCTCGCTCTACAGCCGCCGCCTGTAGTGGAGCCATCGCTGGATGAAGCACTCGATAAGCTGCTAGCAATGAGTTTTGCACAaaatcacacaacacatgtgGAGGAACCACAGATGCATATGGAGGCACATTGTTTAGGCCGAGGACTGCAGGAGGTGCACGAAGAGCTAATCCTGCCGGTGGACAGGAGCAGTGTGCAGCCCGACACATTcaccagcaccaccaacaccatCACGGATGAATCTGTGGACGGAGGCACAGATGGGAATGGAGACCTGGACTGGGCTGACGAGGAGCTGTCCATGTCCTTTCATGATGGACTGGATGGCACCATGACTCCTTACACCGAGAGGCCGTACACAGATGGCAGCATGACCCCGCTGACAGAGgccagctggatggatgagtcCATGACCCCGTCCTCATGCCCCGGGAGTCCTGACGTTGCCCTGGACCTGCCCCTGCTTCAGACGCCCAATATAGACAGAGTTTCTGCTTCTGGACAT ATAAAATCAGTGATTAGACGCACCAAAGAGATTCAAAACGTGCACCCCATGTTCCGAGATGGCCACCTACGCCGAAAGATGGGACCCATCATTGTAAACAAGAACACTTCTCAGGACCGCCTGATAGAGGAGCTTCAGGGTAAGCTTGGGATCGGCCGCTCAGAGCGGCGGCGTAAACAGTCTGACGACTGGCTGACTGACGGCGTCGTTGTCATATCCAAACCGCAGCGTTTCCGTCCTGATGGGCCTGGCAGTGAGGTTGACAAG ATCATAATTCCTCCAGAGTCTCCTATCCCTGTGAGGAAAGTTCTTCCAcctgtctctcctcctgcccCTCGCCGACCCCCTGTCGTAGAGGAACCTAAGCAACCACTCGCAGTACAGCAGCCCCCTGTCCCcataccaccaccacctcctcctcctcctcctcctcctccctcacctcctccacaaCCTACACACATTCAAGAACCAGTTCCCCCTGCACCCCGGCAGGTTATAAAAGCCTCACCTCCACCAGCCCCGATTCAGGAACCTCCTGCCCCCAAACCAGAGccccctcctcctgtcctcaaAACCCCAACCCGGCCACCACCAGTGGAGCCAGTTCCACCACCCAAAGTCCTTGTGTCTGTTGGGTGCCAAACAGAATATGACCCCATCTTCCCTCCAATGCAG attaTGGCCCAAGGGAAGGGTGGTGGTCCTGGTGGGCCCCTCACACAGGTCAACAAGCTGGACAATATGCTTGGtagcctgcagtctgacctCAACAAACTGGGGGTGCAGACGGTAGCTAAAGGCGTGTGCGGCGCCTGCTGTAAGCCTATTGTGGGACAG GTGGTGACTGCCATGGGCCGCACATGGCACCCTGAACactttgtgtgcacacactgtCAAGAGGAGATCGGCTCCAGGAACTTCTTCGAGCGTGACGGGCAGCCCTACTGTGAGAAAGATTACCATAATCTGTTCTCTCCACGATGCTACTACTGCAATGGACCCATACTGGAT AAAGTCGTGACGGCTCTAGACAGAACATGGCATCCTGAACACTTCTTCTGCGCTCAGTGTGGATCCTTCTTTGGGCCGGAGG GTTTTCATGAAAAAGATGGAAAGGCCTATTGCAGGAAGGATTACTTTGATATGTTTGCACCAAAATGTGGCGGCTGTGCCAGAGCCATTCTGGAAAACTACATCTCAGCGCTGAACTCCCTTTGGCATCCAGAGTGTTTTGTCTGCAGG gagtgctTCACCCCGTTTGTCAATGGAAGTTTCTTTGAGCACGACGGCCAACCCTACTGTGAAGTGCACTACCACGAACGCCGCGGCTCCCTCTGCTCTGGCTGTCAGAAACCCATCACAGGACGCTGTATCACAGCCATGTCCAAGAAGTTCCACCCAGAGCACTTTGTCTGCGCCTTCTGCCTGAAACAGCTGAACAAAGGCACCTTTAAAGAACAGAACGACAAACCGTACTGCCACGGCTGCTTCGTCAAGCTGTTCAGTTAG
- the pxnb gene encoding flocculation protein FLO11 isoform X1, whose amino-acid sequence MDDLDALLADLESTTSHISKRPVFLPEETPYSIPTGGHSYQDVSVPPPVPPPPSAEALNGSLLDQSDSHHSSQQSLGSAQKSSWSRDSSSSPLSHIEEDHVYSFPNKHKTSDSSTAAMTSALGSNLSELDRLLLELNAVQQSSPSFPTTEEAAPPLPSCSITHYENGSTPDILVSPPSQEKPKRNGTRLEEARPTVESLLDELEGSVPSPSPSSRHSDLDTQQQARISASCATRELDELMASLSDFKPSSLGSLLDPAGASSSFHHPPVSSSVTPVASPSLSLSHPFSLPAGLELHIDEEGGGGDGSMLMPHLGRLPPHSPTSSLSAASDLDLDSVIDVSATMLSSQTKSLLVLSQSASSNSNLIRNSPSPSNTTTPSLTSVNTVLDHKSSKSPSPSVEQTSLSAAVGKFSCAPESMNKGCAGFYDFDLNFSSTPPKTLTPPVSSPSPLPFPTSISSKTSSPSGVSPLMVPSPLAFTSTSRQRASPLALQPPPVVEPSLDEALDKLLAMSFAQNHTTHVEEPQMHMEAHCLGRGLQEVHEELILPVDRSSVQPDTFTSTTNTITDESVDGGTDGNGDLDWADEELSMSFHDGLDGTMTPYTERPYTDGSMTPLTEASWMDESMTPSSCPGSPDVALDLPLLQTPNIDRVSASGHIKSVIRRTKEIQNVHPMFRDGHLRRKMGPIIVNKNTSQDRLIEELQGKLGIGRSERRRKQSDDWLTDGVVVISKPQRFRPDGPGSEVDKIIIPPESPIPVRKVLPPVSPPAPRRPPVVEEPKQPLAVQQPPVPIPPPPPPPPPPPPSPPPQPTHIQEPVPPAPRQVIKASPPPAPIQEPPAPKPEPPPPVLKTPTRPPPVEPVPPPKVLVSVGCQTEYDPIFPPMQIMAQGKGGGPGGPLTQVNKLDNMLGSLQSDLNKLGVQTVAKGVCGACCKPIVGQVVTAMGRTWHPEHFVCTHCQEEIGSRNFFERDGQPYCEKDYHNLFSPRCYYCNGPILDKVVTALDRTWHPEHFFCAQCGSFFGPEGFHEKDGKAYCRKDYFDMFAPKCGGCARAILENYISALNSLWHPECFVCRECFTPFVNGSFFEHDGQPYCEVHYHERRGSLCSGCQKPITGRCITAMSKKFHPEHFVCAFCLKQLNKGTFKEQNDKPYCHGCFVKLFS is encoded by the exons ACGCGTTGCTGGCAGATCTGGAATCTACTACATCCCACATCTCAAAGCGACCAGTGTTCCTGCCTGAAGAAACGCCCTACTCCATCCCCACAGGAGGGCACTCCTACCAAGATGTGTCGGTTCCACCTCCagtccctcctccaccttcagctGAGGCCTTGAATGGGTCCCTGCTAGATCAGTCAGACTCTCACCACTCCTCACAGCAG tcgTTAGGTTCAGCTCAGAAGAGCTCATGGTCCAGAGACAGTAGCAGCTCTCCATTGTCTCACATTGAAGAAGACCACGTCTACAG ttttccaaacaaacacaagacgTCTGACTCGTCAACAGCAGCCATGACTTCTGCACTTGGCAGTAACCTGTCAGAGCTCGACAGGCTTCTGTTGGAACTAAACGCAGTGCAGCAGAGCTCCCCATCATTCCCCACTACAG AGGAGGCCGCTCCACCCTTACCATCCTGCAGCATCACCCACTATGAGAATGGCAGTACCCCTGACATCCTGGTGAGCCCTCCATCTCAGGAGAAACCAAAAAGGAACGGAACAAGGTTGGAGGAGGCCAGACCCACTGTGGAGAGTCTCCTGGATGAGCTAGAAGGCTCAGTGCCTTCACCCAG CCCTTCCTCTCGCCACAGCGATTTGGATACTCAACAGCAAGCCAGGATTTCTGCTTCCTGTGCCACAAGGGAGCTAGATGAGCTGATGGCCTCTTTGTCTGACTTTAAG CCCAGTTCTTTGGGCTCTCTGCTCGATCCAGCGGGAGCTTCTTCCAGCTTTCACCACCCTCCAGTCTCTTCCTCCGTTACTCCTGTGGCTTCTCCTTCCCTTAGTCTGTCCCACCCGTTCTCTCTACCTGCTGGTCTAGAGTTGCACATAGacgaggaaggaggaggaggagacggcaGCATGTTGATGCCTCATCTGGGCCGTCTCCCTCCCCACAGTCCTACATCCTCACTTTCTGCAGCCAGTGATCTAGACCTGGACTCTGTCATAGATGTCTCTGCTACCATGCTGTCTTCCCAAACCAAGTCTCTGCTCGTCCTCTCTCAGTCTGCTTCCTCTAACTCCAACCTGATTAGAAATAGCCCGAGTCCATCCAACACCACCACACCCTCACTTACATCTGTTAACACCGTCTTGGACCACAAGTCCTCCAAGTCCCCCAGTCCATCTGTAGAACAGACATCACTCTCAGCTGCTGTTGGTAAATTCTCTTGTGCTCCTGAGTCTATGAACAAGGGCTGTGCTGGTTTTTATGACTTTGATTTGAATTTCTCTTCTACACCTCCAAAAACCCTCACCCCTCCTGTCTCATCTCCTTCACCCCTCCCTTTTCCTACCTCCATATCCTCAAAAACATCCTCTCCATCTGGAGTCTCCCCGCTGATGGTCCCCTCTCCACTGGCCTTCACTAGCACTAGCAGACAGAGAGCTAGTCCCCTCGCTCTACAGCCGCCGCCTGTAGTGGAGCCATCGCTGGATGAAGCACTCGATAAGCTGCTAGCAATGAGTTTTGCACAaaatcacacaacacatgtgGAGGAACCACAGATGCATATGGAGGCACATTGTTTAGGCCGAGGACTGCAGGAGGTGCACGAAGAGCTAATCCTGCCGGTGGACAGGAGCAGTGTGCAGCCCGACACATTcaccagcaccaccaacaccatCACGGATGAATCTGTGGACGGAGGCACAGATGGGAATGGAGACCTGGACTGGGCTGACGAGGAGCTGTCCATGTCCTTTCATGATGGACTGGATGGCACCATGACTCCTTACACCGAGAGGCCGTACACAGATGGCAGCATGACCCCGCTGACAGAGgccagctggatggatgagtcCATGACCCCGTCCTCATGCCCCGGGAGTCCTGACGTTGCCCTGGACCTGCCCCTGCTTCAGACGCCCAATATAGACAGAGTTTCTGCTTCTGGACAT ATAAAATCAGTGATTAGACGCACCAAAGAGATTCAAAACGTGCACCCCATGTTCCGAGATGGCCACCTACGCCGAAAGATGGGACCCATCATTGTAAACAAGAACACTTCTCAGGACCGCCTGATAGAGGAGCTTCAGGGTAAGCTTGGGATCGGCCGCTCAGAGCGGCGGCGTAAACAGTCTGACGACTGGCTGACTGACGGCGTCGTTGTCATATCCAAACCGCAGCGTTTCCGTCCTGATGGGCCTGGCAGTGAGGTTGACAAG ATCATAATTCCTCCAGAGTCTCCTATCCCTGTGAGGAAAGTTCTTCCAcctgtctctcctcctgcccCTCGCCGACCCCCTGTCGTAGAGGAACCTAAGCAACCACTCGCAGTACAGCAGCCCCCTGTCCCcataccaccaccacctcctcctcctcctcctcctcctccctcacctcctccacaaCCTACACACATTCAAGAACCAGTTCCCCCTGCACCCCGGCAGGTTATAAAAGCCTCACCTCCACCAGCCCCGATTCAGGAACCTCCTGCCCCCAAACCAGAGccccctcctcctgtcctcaaAACCCCAACCCGGCCACCACCAGTGGAGCCAGTTCCACCACCCAAAGTCCTTGTGTCTGTTGGGTGCCAAACAGAATATGACCCCATCTTCCCTCCAATGCAG attaTGGCCCAAGGGAAGGGTGGTGGTCCTGGTGGGCCCCTCACACAGGTCAACAAGCTGGACAATATGCTTGGtagcctgcagtctgacctCAACAAACTGGGGGTGCAGACGGTAGCTAAAGGCGTGTGCGGCGCCTGCTGTAAGCCTATTGTGGGACAG GTGGTGACTGCCATGGGCCGCACATGGCACCCTGAACactttgtgtgcacacactgtCAAGAGGAGATCGGCTCCAGGAACTTCTTCGAGCGTGACGGGCAGCCCTACTGTGAGAAAGATTACCATAATCTGTTCTCTCCACGATGCTACTACTGCAATGGACCCATACTGGAT AAAGTCGTGACGGCTCTAGACAGAACATGGCATCCTGAACACTTCTTCTGCGCTCAGTGTGGATCCTTCTTTGGGCCGGAGG GTTTTCATGAAAAAGATGGAAAGGCCTATTGCAGGAAGGATTACTTTGATATGTTTGCACCAAAATGTGGCGGCTGTGCCAGAGCCATTCTGGAAAACTACATCTCAGCGCTGAACTCCCTTTGGCATCCAGAGTGTTTTGTCTGCAGG gagtgctTCACCCCGTTTGTCAATGGAAGTTTCTTTGAGCACGACGGCCAACCCTACTGTGAAGTGCACTACCACGAACGCCGCGGCTCCCTCTGCTCTGGCTGTCAGAAACCCATCACAGGACGCTGTATCACAGCCATGTCCAAGAAGTTCCACCCAGAGCACTTTGTCTGCGCCTTCTGCCTGAAACAGCTGAACAAAGGCACCTTTAAAGAACAGAACGACAAACCGTACTGCCACGGCTGCTTCGTCAAGCTGTTCAGTTAG
- the pxnb gene encoding paxillin isoform X3 — protein MDDLDALLADLESTTSHISKRPVFLPEETPYSIPTGGHSYQDVSVPPPVPPPPSAEALNGSLLDQSDSHHSSQQSLGSAQKSSWSRDSSSSPLSHIEEDHVYSFPNKHKTSDSSTAAMTSALGSNLSELDRLLLELNAVQQSSPSFPTTEEAAPPLPSCSITHYENGSTPDILVSPPSQEKPKRNGTRLEEARPTVESLLDELEGSVPSPSPSSRHSDLDTQQQARISASCATRELDELMASLSDFKIMAQGKGGGPGGPLTQVNKLDNMLGSLQSDLNKLGVQTVAKGVCGACCKPIVGQVVTAMGRTWHPEHFVCTHCQEEIGSRNFFERDGQPYCEKDYHNLFSPRCYYCNGPILDKVVTALDRTWHPEHFFCAQCGSFFGPEGFHEKDGKAYCRKDYFDMFAPKCGGCARAILENYISALNSLWHPECFVCRECFTPFVNGSFFEHDGQPYCEVHYHERRGSLCSGCQKPITGRCITAMSKKFHPEHFVCAFCLKQLNKGTFKEQNDKPYCHGCFVKLFS, from the exons ACGCGTTGCTGGCAGATCTGGAATCTACTACATCCCACATCTCAAAGCGACCAGTGTTCCTGCCTGAAGAAACGCCCTACTCCATCCCCACAGGAGGGCACTCCTACCAAGATGTGTCGGTTCCACCTCCagtccctcctccaccttcagctGAGGCCTTGAATGGGTCCCTGCTAGATCAGTCAGACTCTCACCACTCCTCACAGCAG tcgTTAGGTTCAGCTCAGAAGAGCTCATGGTCCAGAGACAGTAGCAGCTCTCCATTGTCTCACATTGAAGAAGACCACGTCTACAG ttttccaaacaaacacaagacgTCTGACTCGTCAACAGCAGCCATGACTTCTGCACTTGGCAGTAACCTGTCAGAGCTCGACAGGCTTCTGTTGGAACTAAACGCAGTGCAGCAGAGCTCCCCATCATTCCCCACTACAG AGGAGGCCGCTCCACCCTTACCATCCTGCAGCATCACCCACTATGAGAATGGCAGTACCCCTGACATCCTGGTGAGCCCTCCATCTCAGGAGAAACCAAAAAGGAACGGAACAAGGTTGGAGGAGGCCAGACCCACTGTGGAGAGTCTCCTGGATGAGCTAGAAGGCTCAGTGCCTTCACCCAG CCCTTCCTCTCGCCACAGCGATTTGGATACTCAACAGCAAGCCAGGATTTCTGCTTCCTGTGCCACAAGGGAGCTAGATGAGCTGATGGCCTCTTTGTCTGACTTTAAG attaTGGCCCAAGGGAAGGGTGGTGGTCCTGGTGGGCCCCTCACACAGGTCAACAAGCTGGACAATATGCTTGGtagcctgcagtctgacctCAACAAACTGGGGGTGCAGACGGTAGCTAAAGGCGTGTGCGGCGCCTGCTGTAAGCCTATTGTGGGACAG GTGGTGACTGCCATGGGCCGCACATGGCACCCTGAACactttgtgtgcacacactgtCAAGAGGAGATCGGCTCCAGGAACTTCTTCGAGCGTGACGGGCAGCCCTACTGTGAGAAAGATTACCATAATCTGTTCTCTCCACGATGCTACTACTGCAATGGACCCATACTGGAT AAAGTCGTGACGGCTCTAGACAGAACATGGCATCCTGAACACTTCTTCTGCGCTCAGTGTGGATCCTTCTTTGGGCCGGAGG GTTTTCATGAAAAAGATGGAAAGGCCTATTGCAGGAAGGATTACTTTGATATGTTTGCACCAAAATGTGGCGGCTGTGCCAGAGCCATTCTGGAAAACTACATCTCAGCGCTGAACTCCCTTTGGCATCCAGAGTGTTTTGTCTGCAGG gagtgctTCACCCCGTTTGTCAATGGAAGTTTCTTTGAGCACGACGGCCAACCCTACTGTGAAGTGCACTACCACGAACGCCGCGGCTCCCTCTGCTCTGGCTGTCAGAAACCCATCACAGGACGCTGTATCACAGCCATGTCCAAGAAGTTCCACCCAGAGCACTTTGTCTGCGCCTTCTGCCTGAAACAGCTGAACAAAGGCACCTTTAAAGAACAGAACGACAAACCGTACTGCCACGGCTGCTTCGTCAAGCTGTTCAGTTAG
- the rnf181 gene encoding E3 ubiquitin-protein ligase RNF181: MASYFDEHNCEPTNPEEQYRQNALLELARALMQGLDLIDTGAFDMSDWEQQLPPPAAKTAVQTLTVVIISPEQADKGLKCPVCLLEFEEQETVREMPCKHLFHSGCILPWLGKTNSCPLCRLELPTDNPEYEEFKKDKERRKQREHRLEDLHGAMYT, from the exons ATGGCTTCTTACTTTGATGAACACAACTGTGAGCCCACTAACCCTGAGGAACAGTACCGCCAGAATGCCCTACTTGAACTGGCCAG GGCTTTAATGCAGGGCTTGGATTTGATTGACACGGGAGCATTTGACATGTCAGACTGGGAGCAGCAGctccctcctccagctgccAAAACTGCCGTTCAGACCCTCACCGTGGTCATCATCTCTCCAGAACAAGCAG ACAAAGGTCTTAAGTGTCCTgtgtgtttactggagtttgaGGAACAAGAGACAGTTCGAGAAATGCCTTGCAAACACCTTTTCCACTCAGGATGTATCCTGCCCTGGTTGGGCAAG ACTAACTCCTGTCCGCTGTGCCGACTTGAATTACCAACTGACAATCCAGAGTATGAGGAGTTTAAAAAAGACAAG gagagaagaaaacagagggAGCATCGACTGGAGGACCTACACGGAGCAATGTACACATGA